In a genomic window of Penaeus vannamei isolate JL-2024 chromosome 10, ASM4276789v1, whole genome shotgun sequence:
- the LOC113803201 gene encoding craniofacial development protein 2-like, with product MVGSSATKPATPSGFSYQDQSGPGLTTTALSIDDRQDGSEKYVTEDQTIKLKLAKNKFITGTWNVRTMYCQGELKELTYELERYKWNVVGLAETRWTGAAEIATEEGHKLWYSGEEKEHMKGVGFLVHKNSVKSVLECTPISSRIISIRLAAKPQNISIIQVYAPTKASDEEILEQFYKESEERIKQIPGKDVLIVQEFANQHKLVVANTLFKHKVTRTTTWHSPGGIRHNQIDFILVSKRYQSGINGAKTRVFPGADIGSDHDFLMMTMKVKLARRTENHVRLCYDINKLNDTTIIEEFRATLGGKFAPILLLDNIQDISTEMEKAINATAMDMLGTYKKEKHPWVTAEVLQACNERRVLKPNRNKNPTNSKEYNDCNRRVRRKIKEAKEMWINEQYKEIEQSIKLNNSKKAFNIVKALTQKWRPKTKVIEDKDGNLLTNIDDILTRWKEYCEELYNHEVQKDPEILTRLTKEVTQHQCVEEPPILKDEIIAAIKILKNSKSPGTDNITA from the exons ATGGTCGGGTCGTCGGCGACTAAACCGGCTACCCCATCAG GATTTTCATACCAGGATCAGTCGGGGCCCGGTTTAACAACGACTGCGCTATCCATCGACGATCGTCAGGATGGAAGTGAAAAGTATGTTACTGAGGATCAAACAATCAAACTTAAACTAGCGAAGAATAAATTCATTACTGGGACATGGAATGTAAGAACTATGTACTGTCAGGGAGAACTAAAGGAGCTAACATATGAATTGGAACGTTATAAATGGAATGTCGTAGGGTTAGCAGAAACAAGATGGACTGGTGCAGCAGAGATTGCGACTGAAGAGGGTCACAAATTGTGGTATTccggagaggaaaaagaacacaTGAAAGGAGTTGGTTTCCTTGTTCATAAGAATAGTGTGAAATCTGTATTGGAATGTACACCAATATCAAGTCGAATCATCAGTATCAGACTAGCTGCAAAACCACAAAACATATCAATTATACAGGTCTACGCCCCAACAAAAGCATCTGATGAGGAAATACTGGAACAATTCTACAAAGAATCAGAGGAAAGAATTAAACAAATACCAGGGAAAGATGTCTTAATAGTTCAAG AATTCGCAAACCAGCATAAACTGGTGGTAGCCAATACTCTGTTTAAGCACAAGGTAACTAGGACCACCACATGGCACTCACCAGGAGGCATACGTCACAACCAAATCGATTTCATTTTGGTTAGTAAAAGATACCAGTCTGGAATAAATGGAGCGAAGACTCGGGTATTTCCTGGTGCTGACATCGGTAGCGATCATGACTTTCTAATGATGACCATGAAAGTCAAGTTAGCAAGACGAACAGAAAATCATGTAAGGTTATGTTATGACATTAATAAACTCAATGATACAACAATAATTGAAGAATTCCGTGCTACACTTGGTGGAAAATTTGCACCAATACTTTTACTAGATAACATACAAGACATATCAACAGAAATGGAGAAGGCTATAAATGCCACAGCAATGGATATGTTGGGtacatataaaaaggaaaaacatccTTGGGTAACAGCGGAAGTGCTGCAGGCTTGTAATGAAAGAAGAGTATTAAAACCAAATCGAAACAAAAATCCGACTAACAGTAAGGAGTATAACGATTGTAatagaagagtgagaagaaaaatcAAGGAAGCCAAGGAAATGTGGATAAACGAACAGTACAAAGAAATTGAACAGAGCATAAAAttgaacaacagcaaaaaagcatTCAACATAGTTAAGGCTCTCACACAGAAGTGGCGACCTAAAACCAAAGTAATTGAAGACAAGGACGGTAATTTGCTAACAAATATTGATGACATCTTGACCAGATGGAAAGAATATTGTGAAGAACTCTATAACCATGAAGTCCAAAAAGAT
- the LOC138862886 gene encoding craniofacial development protein 2-like, translated as MNQVVLGYMLPVARFSYQDQSGPGLTTTALSIDDRQDGSEKYVTEDQTIKLKLAKNKFITGTWNVRTMYCQGELKELTYELERYKWNVVGLAETRWTGAAEIATEEGHKLWYSGEEKEHMKGVGFLVHKNSVKSVLECTPISSRIISIRLAAKPQNISIIQVYAPTKASDEEILEQFYKESEERIKQIPGKDVLIVQEFANQHKLVVANTLFKHKVTRTTTWHSPGGIRHNQIDFILVSKRYQSGINGAKTRVFPGADIGSDHDFLMMTMKVKLARRTENHVRLCYDINKLNDTTIIEEFRATLGGKFAPILLLDNIQDISTEMEKAINATAMDMLGTYKKEKHPWVTAEVLQACNERRVLKPNRNKNPTNSKEYNDCNRRVRRKIKEAKEMWINEQYKEIEQSIKLNNSKKAFNIVKALTQKWRPKTKVIEDKDGNLLTNIDDILTRWKEYCEELYNHEVQKDPEILTRLTKEVTQHQCVEEPPILKDEIIAAIKILKNSKSPGTDNITA; from the exons ATGAACCAGGTGGTACTGGGCTACATGTTACCAGTAGCAA GATTTTCATACCAGGATCAGTCGGGGCCCGGTTTAACAACGACTGCGCTATCCATCGACGATCGTCAGGATGGAAGTGAAAAGTATGTTACTGAGGATCAAACAATCAAACTTAAACTAGCGAAGAATAAATTCATTACTGGGACATGGAATGTAAGAACTATGTACTGTCAGGGAGAACTAAAGGAGCTAACATATGAATTGGAACGTTATAAATGGAATGTCGTAGGGTTAGCAGAAACAAGATGGACTGGTGCAGCAGAGATTGCGACTGAAGAGGGTCACAAATTGTGGTATTccggagaggaaaaagaacacaTGAAAGGAGTTGGTTTCCTTGTTCATAAGAATAGTGTGAAATCTGTATTGGAATGTACACCAATATCAAGTCGAATCATCAGTATCAGACTAGCTGCAAAACCACAAAACATATCAATTATACAGGTCTACGCCCCAACAAAAGCATCTGATGAGGAAATACTGGAACAATTCTACAAAGAATCAGAGGAAAGAATTAAACAAATACCAGGGAAAGATGTCTTAATAGTTCAAG AATTCGCAAACCAGCATAAACTGGTGGTAGCCAATACTCTGTTTAAGCACAAGGTAACTAGGACCACCACATGGCACTCACCAGGAGGCATACGTCACAACCAAATCGATTTCATTTTGGTTAGTAAAAGATACCAGTCTGGAATAAATGGAGCGAAGACTCGGGTATTTCCTGGTGCTGACATCGGTAGCGATCATGACTTTCTAATGATGACCATGAAAGTCAAGTTAGCAAGACGAACAGAAAATCATGTAAGGTTATGTTATGACATTAATAAACTCAATGATACAACAATAATTGAAGAATTCCGTGCTACACTTGGTGGAAAATTTGCACCAATACTTTTACTAGATAACATACAAGACATATCAACAGAAATGGAGAAGGCTATAAATGCCACAGCAATGGATATGTTGGGtacatataaaaaggaaaaacatccTTGGGTAACAGCGGAAGTGCTGCAGGCTTGTAATGAAAGAAGAGTATTAAAACCAAATCGAAACAAAAATCCGACTAACAGTAAGGAGTATAACGATTGTAatagaagagtgagaagaaaaatcAAGGAAGCCAAGGAAATGTGGATAAACGAACAGTACAAAGAAATTGAACAGAGCATAAAAttgaacaacagcaaaaaagcatTCAACATAGTTAAGGCTCTCACACAGAAGTGGCGACCTAAAACCAAAGTAATTGAAGACAAGGACGGTAATTTGCTAACAAATATTGATGACATCTTGACCAGATGGAAAGAATATTGTGAAGAACTCTATAACCATGAAGTCCAAAAAGATCCGGAAATTCTCACTAGACTAACCAAAGAAGTAACACAACATCAATGTGTTGAAGAACCTCCAATCCTAAAGGATGAAATAATTGCAGCCATTAAGATATTAAAGAATAGCAAGTCACCAGGGACAGATAATATCACTGCATAG